Proteins encoded together in one Variovorax paradoxus window:
- a CDS encoding CC0125/CC1285 family lipoprotein yields MICSARSLFVAVAAGGVLLSGCTSLPATPYRAASAGDGTYGYSTMHIEGDVYRIDFYGSPATASRTAKAFAFYRAAELAGELGVPAFRIVQGEVDRSILDGSDVFSWSDSFPTQPFGRLAVNRENAVNAATLQKVAGTRYIPIPIYITPPGQAQRDADEKRVSKLTILRIQMLQELPASLDDKTFMTREVLSKLGARIVRAAGST; encoded by the coding sequence ATGATTTGTTCAGCCAGATCTTTGTTCGTTGCAGTTGCTGCCGGAGGCGTCCTGCTTTCTGGCTGTACCAGCCTGCCGGCGACGCCGTACCGAGCGGCATCTGCGGGGGATGGCACCTACGGGTACAGCACCATGCATATCGAGGGAGACGTTTACCGGATCGACTTCTATGGATCACCGGCGACCGCTTCGCGGACGGCCAAGGCGTTCGCCTTCTATCGCGCGGCAGAGCTTGCGGGCGAACTCGGTGTGCCCGCTTTCAGGATCGTCCAAGGAGAAGTGGATCGCTCCATCCTGGACGGCAGTGATGTTTTCTCGTGGTCAGATTCGTTCCCCACGCAGCCTTTCGGCAGGCTCGCGGTAAACCGTGAGAACGCTGTCAACGCGGCAACGTTGCAAAAGGTTGCAGGAACAAGATACATCCCGATTCCGATCTATATCACCCCGCCAGGCCAAGCGCAGAGGGACGCAGACGAGAAACGGGTATCCAAGCTCACCATCCTGCGCATACAGATGCTTCAAGAACTCCCGGCATCGCTGGACGACAAGACGTTTATGACCCGGGAAGTGCTCAGCAAGCTGGGGGCGCGCATTGTGCGGGCGGCCGGTTCCACATGA
- the mdeB gene encoding alpha-ketoglutarate dehydrogenase, with translation MNAPISSDQMRALLLDTPLSHDPDPAETAEWRDAFLALAQTHGPQRARQMLVELARLARQQRIGWQPELATPYVNTIAVEDQPPFPGDLAVEERLASLMRWNALAMVAKANQAYGELGGHIASYASAADLFETGFNHFFHARDEKHRGDLVFFQPHSAPGVYARAYLEGRLGEEDLKHYRQELTAPAFTQGSGARGLSSYPHPYLMPDFWQFPTGSMGIGPISSIYHARFMRYLTHRNLLDCEGRKVWGVFGDGEMDEPESMSALTLAAREKLDNLVWVVNCNLQRLDGPVRGNGRIIDELEKLFAGAGWNVVKLVWGSDWDGLFAQDVSGALARVFANTVDGQMQTFAAKDGRFNRDNFFGQNPELARLAEGMTDEQIDRLKRGGHDLVKIYAAYAAAAAHKGQPTVILAHTKKGYGMGSAAQGKMTTHSHKKMGDVDLLEFRDRFDLPLTDAQAIAMDFYRPPEDSAEMQYLRSHRAALGGAMPRRETACDIVPKPDIASYAQFATAAAGKEMSTTMAFVRMLGNLLKDKALGPRIVPIVADEARTFGMANLFKQVGIYSSVGQRYAPEDIGSVLSYREATDGQILEEGISEAGAIASWTAAATSYSVHGLAMLPFYIYYSMFGFQRVGDAIWAAADQRARGFLLGATSGRTTLGGEGLQHQDGSSHLVAATIPNCKAYDPAYAGEMAVIVDAGIREMMVEQKDVFYYVTLMNENYAQPDVPEGAEADILRGCYRFGVYAPAALGKAKKKKVVTLMGSGAILTEVVKAAQLLAHEGIEAEVFSVTSWSELARNGLACEQRAIAGEKEAGVPFIAQQLVASKGPIIAATDYVRAVPESVRAFLPEGRRYLTLGTDGFGRSDTRAALRGFFGVDAGSIARAARYALR, from the coding sequence ATGAATGCCCCGATTTCATCCGACCAGATGCGCGCGCTGCTGCTCGACACGCCGCTCTCGCACGACCCCGACCCTGCGGAGACCGCCGAATGGCGCGACGCCTTCCTGGCTCTGGCGCAAACGCATGGTCCGCAGCGTGCGCGGCAGATGCTGGTGGAGCTTGCCCGGCTTGCGCGGCAGCAACGCATCGGATGGCAGCCCGAACTCGCAACGCCTTATGTCAACACCATTGCGGTCGAAGACCAGCCGCCCTTCCCGGGTGACCTGGCCGTCGAGGAGCGCCTGGCTTCGCTCATGCGGTGGAACGCGCTCGCCATGGTCGCAAAGGCCAACCAGGCGTATGGCGAGCTCGGCGGCCACATTGCAAGCTATGCGAGTGCGGCCGATTTGTTCGAGACCGGCTTCAACCACTTCTTTCATGCGCGGGATGAAAAGCATCGAGGCGACCTGGTGTTCTTCCAGCCGCACAGCGCGCCCGGCGTCTATGCACGCGCGTACCTCGAAGGCCGCCTCGGCGAAGAAGACCTGAAGCACTACCGTCAGGAACTGACCGCACCCGCCTTCACGCAAGGCAGCGGCGCACGCGGCCTCAGCAGCTATCCGCATCCCTACCTGATGCCGGACTTCTGGCAGTTCCCCACCGGCTCGATGGGCATCGGCCCGATCAGCTCGATTTATCACGCGCGCTTCATGCGTTACCTCACGCACCGCAATCTGCTCGACTGCGAGGGCCGCAAAGTGTGGGGCGTGTTCGGCGACGGCGAAATGGACGAGCCCGAATCGATGAGCGCATTGACGCTCGCCGCGCGCGAGAAGCTCGACAACCTGGTGTGGGTCGTCAACTGCAACCTGCAGCGCCTCGACGGCCCGGTGCGCGGCAACGGCCGCATCATCGACGAGCTCGAAAAGCTCTTTGCCGGCGCGGGCTGGAACGTCGTCAAGCTCGTGTGGGGCAGCGATTGGGACGGCCTCTTCGCGCAGGACGTGAGCGGCGCGCTCGCGCGCGTGTTCGCCAACACCGTCGACGGCCAGATGCAGACCTTTGCGGCCAAGGACGGCCGCTTCAACCGCGACAACTTCTTCGGCCAGAACCCCGAACTCGCGCGCCTGGCCGAAGGCATGACCGACGAGCAGATCGACCGGCTGAAACGCGGCGGCCACGACCTCGTGAAGATATACGCCGCCTATGCCGCCGCGGCCGCGCACAAGGGCCAACCGACCGTGATCCTCGCCCACACCAAGAAGGGCTACGGCATGGGCAGCGCCGCGCAGGGCAAGATGACCACGCACTCGCACAAGAAGATGGGCGACGTCGATTTGCTCGAATTCCGCGATCGCTTCGACCTGCCGCTCACCGATGCGCAGGCCATTGCGATGGACTTCTACCGCCCGCCCGAAGACAGCGCCGAGATGCAGTACCTGCGCAGCCACCGCGCCGCGCTCGGCGGTGCCATGCCCCGCCGCGAAACCGCGTGCGACATAGTGCCCAAGCCCGACATTGCAAGCTACGCGCAGTTCGCAACAGCGGCAGCGGGCAAGGAAATGAGCACCACCATGGCCTTCGTGCGCATGCTCGGCAACCTGCTGAAAGACAAGGCCCTTGGCCCGCGCATCGTACCCATCGTGGCTGACGAGGCGCGCACCTTCGGCATGGCCAACCTGTTCAAGCAAGTCGGCATCTATTCGAGCGTGGGCCAGCGCTATGCGCCGGAAGACATCGGCTCCGTGCTGAGTTATCGCGAAGCCACCGACGGCCAGATTCTGGAAGAAGGCATCAGCGAAGCCGGCGCCATTGCCAGCTGGACGGCAGCCGCCACCAGCTACAGCGTGCATGGCCTCGCGATGCTGCCCTTCTACATCTACTACTCGATGTTCGGCTTTCAGCGCGTGGGCGACGCCATCTGGGCCGCCGCCGACCAGCGCGCACGCGGCTTTTTGCTGGGCGCCACCTCGGGCCGCACCACGCTCGGCGGCGAAGGCCTGCAGCACCAGGACGGCAGCAGCCACCTGGTGGCCGCGACCATCCCCAATTGCAAGGCCTACGACCCCGCCTACGCCGGCGAGATGGCCGTCATCGTCGACGCGGGCATCCGCGAAATGATGGTCGAGCAGAAGGACGTGTTTTATTACGTCACGCTCATGAACGAGAACTACGCGCAGCCCGATGTGCCCGAGGGTGCAGAGGCGGACATCCTGCGCGGCTGCTATCGATTCGGCGTGTATGCGCCGGCTGCTTTAGGCAAGGCGAAAAAGAAGAAGGTCGTCACCCTTATGGGCTCTGGCGCCATCCTCACCGAAGTCGTCAAGGCGGCGCAGCTACTGGCCCATGAAGGCATCGAGGCCGAGGTGTTCAGCGTGACGAGCTGGAGCGAACTTGCGCGCAATGGCCTGGCTTGCGAGCAGCGCGCAATAGCGGGTGAGAAAGAGGCCGGTGTGCCGTTCATCGCACAGCAGCTCGTTGCGAGCAAAGGCCCGATCATCGCCGCCACCGACTACGTGCGCGCCGTGCCAGAGAGCGTGCGCGCCTTCCTGCCCGAAGGCCGTCGCTATCTCACGCTGGGAACGGATGGGTTCGGCCGCAGCGATACGCGTGCGGCGCTGCGGGGGTTCTTTGGGGTGGATGCGGGGAGCATTGCGCGGGCGGCGCGTTATGCGTTGAGGTGA
- a CDS encoding Lrp/AsnC family transcriptional regulator has protein sequence MQLDTIDLRILDELQRDGGLSNVELARRVQLSPSPCLARVKALEAGGVIDRYVALANAKALGLGLNVFISISLTTQSKQSLADFEQRIAEHDEVMECYLMTGDSDYLIRIAVADMAALEKFILEQLTPIPGIEKIRSSFALKQVRYKTALPLPR, from the coding sequence GTGCAACTCGACACCATTGACCTGCGCATTCTCGACGAGTTGCAACGCGACGGCGGGCTGTCGAACGTGGAGCTTGCGCGCCGCGTCCAGCTGTCGCCTTCGCCATGCCTCGCGCGCGTGAAGGCGCTGGAAGCCGGCGGCGTGATCGATCGTTATGTGGCGCTCGCGAACGCGAAGGCGCTGGGCCTCGGGCTCAATGTGTTCATCTCGATCAGCCTCACCACGCAAAGCAAGCAGTCGCTCGCCGACTTCGAGCAGCGCATTGCCGAGCACGACGAGGTGATGGAGTGCTACCTGATGACAGGCGACAGCGACTACCTGATCCGCATCGCGGTGGCGGACATGGCGGCGCTGGAGAAATTCATCCTGGAACAGCTCACGCCGATTCCAGGCATCGAGAAGATCCGCTCGAGCTTTGCGCTCAAGCAGGTGCGATACAAGACGGCGCTGCCGTTGCCCCGCTAG
- a CDS encoding PhoX family protein codes for MTANSRSDDPSIDLDDIGTNPTSNPSFTDLIASRLSRRHLFGLGVGTAGTALLQACGGGGGGGGIGFPVLPPAPAPAPPAPPPPAPAPPAPAPAPLKLNFNAVAKSLDDVVSVPAGYTASVLYRLGDPIANGVAAYKNDGTDDPATYDRRAGDHHDGMTFFGMDGSNKWDPVNAARGLLVMNHEAITPLFLHPAGQTITGTGNAAVRTVADEVLREFYLHGVSVIEVNKSGNAWSYKQDSSFNRRVHTLTEMAFSGPAAKTDYLKTKYSTDGSKTRGTLNNCANGTTPWGTYLTCEENWAGYFRRIPATDNPNRTAKEITSFNRYGVSSTGRELWATVTPDTADSIYGRWNTQVTGATATDDFRNGANTYGWVVEIDPFNPASTPKKRTALGRFGHEGACLGPVVVGKPLVWYMGDDSQNEYLYKFVSTKTWDAADIGGGIAAGDKYMDDGKLYVARFNADGTGNWLELSLGVNGITSGNATYSFADAADVVTNARLAADIAGATKMDRPEWTAVNPKNGEVYLTLTNNAARTIGSTDAANPRYYNDPKGVAQTAQKGNPNGHIVRFADAGGDPAAVTFKWDVYLFGARSTASADINLSNLGADNDFSSPDGMWFSHATAGLLWLETDDGKYTDVTNCMLLAALPGTVGDGAAKTITNVDGATTATQATFIGKAPGTDGLRRFLVGPKDCEITGIAESGDGRALFVNIQHPGETTAAASISDPTKFGSHWPEGGTARPRSATVVITKDDGGLIGL; via the coding sequence ATGACCGCAAATTCCCGCAGCGACGATCCTTCGATCGATCTCGACGACATCGGCACCAACCCCACCTCGAATCCCTCTTTCACCGACCTGATCGCGTCGCGCCTGAGCCGCCGCCATCTCTTCGGCCTGGGCGTCGGCACGGCCGGCACCGCGTTGCTGCAGGCATGCGGTGGTGGTGGCGGCGGCGGGGGCATCGGCTTTCCGGTGCTGCCTCCGGCACCGGCTCCCGCACCGCCGGCACCGCCGCCGCCAGCACCCGCTCCGCCGGCACCGGCGCCCGCACCTCTCAAGCTCAACTTCAATGCCGTGGCCAAGAGCCTGGACGACGTGGTGAGCGTGCCTGCCGGCTACACCGCCAGCGTGCTCTACCGCCTGGGCGACCCGATTGCCAACGGTGTGGCTGCCTACAAGAACGATGGCACCGACGATCCGGCCACCTACGACCGCCGTGCCGGCGACCACCACGACGGCATGACCTTCTTCGGCATGGACGGCTCGAACAAGTGGGACCCCGTCAACGCGGCGCGCGGCCTGCTCGTGATGAACCACGAAGCCATCACGCCGCTGTTTTTGCACCCCGCTGGCCAGACCATCACCGGCACCGGCAATGCTGCGGTTCGCACCGTGGCCGATGAAGTGCTGCGCGAGTTCTACCTGCACGGCGTGAGCGTGATCGAGGTCAACAAGAGCGGCAACGCCTGGAGCTACAAGCAGGATTCGAGCTTCAACCGCCGCGTGCACACCCTCACCGAAATGGCGTTCTCGGGCCCGGCCGCCAAGACCGACTACCTGAAGACCAAGTATTCGACCGACGGCAGCAAGACCCGCGGCACGCTCAACAACTGCGCCAACGGCACCACGCCGTGGGGCACGTACCTCACGTGCGAAGAGAACTGGGCCGGCTACTTCCGCCGCATTCCGGCCACCGACAACCCCAACCGCACCGCCAAGGAAATCACTTCGTTCAACCGCTACGGTGTTTCGAGCACCGGCCGCGAACTGTGGGCCACCGTCACCCCCGACACGGCCGACAGCATCTACGGCCGCTGGAACACCCAGGTAACCGGCGCCACCGCCACCGACGACTTCCGCAATGGCGCCAACACCTACGGCTGGGTGGTCGAGATCGACCCCTTCAACCCCGCCAGCACGCCCAAGAAGCGCACTGCACTCGGCCGCTTCGGCCACGAAGGCGCCTGCCTTGGCCCGGTGGTGGTCGGCAAGCCGCTGGTCTGGTACATGGGCGACGACTCGCAGAACGAGTACCTCTACAAGTTCGTTTCCACCAAGACCTGGGATGCAGCCGACATCGGCGGCGGCATTGCGGCCGGCGACAAGTACATGGACGATGGCAAGCTCTATGTCGCACGCTTCAACGCCGACGGCACCGGCAACTGGCTGGAGCTCTCGCTCGGCGTGAACGGCATCACCTCTGGCAACGCGACGTACTCCTTTGCCGATGCAGCCGACGTGGTGACCAACGCGCGCCTCGCAGCCGACATCGCCGGCGCGACCAAGATGGACCGCCCCGAGTGGACCGCTGTCAATCCGAAGAACGGAGAGGTGTACCTCACCCTCACCAACAACGCCGCGCGCACCATCGGCTCGACCGACGCCGCCAACCCGCGCTACTACAACGATCCCAAGGGCGTGGCCCAGACGGCGCAAAAGGGCAACCCGAACGGCCACATCGTTCGCTTTGCCGACGCCGGCGGCGACCCCGCGGCAGTCACCTTCAAGTGGGACGTCTATCTGTTTGGTGCACGCTCGACGGCATCGGCCGACATCAACCTGTCGAACCTGGGTGCCGACAACGACTTCTCCAGCCCCGACGGTATGTGGTTCAGCCACGCGACCGCGGGCCTGCTGTGGCTGGAGACCGACGACGGCAAGTACACCGACGTGACCAACTGCATGCTGCTTGCAGCATTGCCCGGCACGGTGGGCGACGGCGCCGCGAAGACGATCACCAACGTCGACGGCGCCACCACGGCGACGCAGGCCACCTTCATCGGCAAGGCACCCGGCACTGACGGCCTGCGCCGCTTCCTGGTCGGCCCGAAGGACTGCGAAATCACCGGCATCGCTGAATCGGGCGACGGCCGCGCGCTGTTCGTCAACATTCAGCACCCGGGTGAAACCACCGCTGCAGCAAGCATCAGCGACCCGACGAAGTTCGGCAGCCACTGGCCCGAAGGCGGCACGGCCCGCCCGCGCTCGGCCACGGTCGTCATCACCAAGGACGACGGCGGCTTGATCGGCCTCTGA
- the mltA gene encoding murein transglycosylase A: protein MRNGLQWLVGLAIVATMAGCSFSPRAPETPARPTVTPPRDLGPLTGSLTHPKSRWVPVGWSELPGFGDDPLHEAWIALLANCARPNAAFAPLCRDVRQLAIATPEEQRQWMTDRLQPYRVESLAGASEGKLTSYYEPVYDASRVPTATFNVPIYQAPEGLVPRRPWYTRQEIETLPEAQAALRGREIAWMADPIDALMLHIQGSGRLRITEANGAQRTVRVAFSATNEQPYKSVQQWLVSQGVSKVGKWPDDTKAWAAQNPQRVPQLLWSNPRYVFFREETMSEVDAAFGPRGAQGVPLTAGRSIAVDRESIPYGTPVWLASSGPAAQLQKLVVAQDTGSAIVGAVRADYFAGTGADAGRLAASMNQPLRLWALWPRQMPAP, encoded by the coding sequence ATGAGAAATGGACTCCAGTGGCTGGTAGGGCTCGCGATCGTAGCAACGATGGCGGGCTGCTCCTTCAGCCCCCGCGCGCCGGAAACGCCGGCACGCCCCACTGTTACGCCACCGCGTGACCTCGGACCGCTGACAGGCTCGCTCACGCATCCCAAGAGCCGGTGGGTACCCGTCGGCTGGTCGGAGCTGCCGGGCTTCGGCGACGATCCGCTGCACGAGGCCTGGATTGCGTTGCTTGCCAATTGCGCGCGGCCCAACGCCGCCTTTGCGCCGCTGTGCCGCGACGTGCGCCAACTGGCGATTGCCACGCCCGAAGAGCAGCGCCAGTGGATGACCGACAGGCTGCAGCCGTACCGTGTCGAGTCGCTCGCAGGCGCGAGCGAAGGCAAGCTCACGAGCTACTACGAGCCGGTGTACGACGCCTCGCGCGTGCCCACGGCCACCTTCAACGTGCCGATCTACCAGGCGCCGGAGGGGCTGGTACCGCGCCGCCCCTGGTACACCCGGCAAGAAATCGAAACGCTGCCCGAAGCGCAGGCGGCACTGCGCGGACGCGAGATCGCATGGATGGCCGATCCCATCGACGCGCTCATGCTGCACATCCAGGGCTCGGGGCGTCTTCGCATCACTGAAGCCAACGGCGCGCAGCGCACCGTGCGCGTGGCGTTCTCGGCCACCAACGAGCAGCCCTACAAGAGCGTGCAGCAATGGCTCGTTTCGCAGGGCGTCTCCAAGGTCGGCAAGTGGCCTGACGACACCAAGGCATGGGCCGCGCAGAATCCGCAGCGCGTGCCGCAATTGCTGTGGAGCAACCCTCGCTATGTGTTCTTTCGCGAAGAGACGATGAGCGAGGTCGATGCGGCGTTCGGTCCGCGCGGTGCGCAAGGCGTGCCGCTCACGGCGGGCCGCTCCATTGCGGTCGACCGCGAGAGCATTCCGTATGGCACACCGGTCTGGCTTGCATCGAGCGGGCCGGCCGCGCAGTTGCAGAAGCTGGTGGTTGCGCAAGACACCGGCAGCGCCATTGTCGGTGCGGTGCGTGCCGACTACTTTGCCGGCACCGGCGCGGACGCCGGCCGGCTGGCTGCGAGCATGAACCAGCCCCTGCGCCTGTGGGCCTTGTGGCCGAGGCAAATGCCAGCCCCCTGA
- a CDS encoding OmpA family protein — protein sequence MKKFVLATTAAALVLSGCAGGMTDTQRNTGIGAGIGALGGAAIGSATGGNRGAIGTGAVVGAAAGALGGYLWSQRMENQKRQMEAATQGTGVAVTQTQNNELKLQIPSDVSFDVGRSNIKSNFAPVLDQFASGLRNNPNAEVRIIGHTDSTGSDAINNPLSVDRAASTRDYLVARGVSAAAFRIEGRGSHEPIADNNSDAGRAQNRRVEIYVGERAPRG from the coding sequence ATGAAAAAATTCGTTCTCGCCACCACCGCCGCCGCACTCGTCCTGTCCGGATGTGCCGGCGGCATGACCGACACCCAGCGCAACACCGGCATTGGTGCCGGCATCGGCGCCCTGGGCGGCGCGGCCATTGGCTCCGCGACCGGCGGCAACCGCGGTGCAATTGGCACCGGCGCCGTAGTGGGTGCCGCAGCGGGCGCGCTCGGCGGCTACCTGTGGTCGCAGCGCATGGAAAACCAGAAGCGCCAGATGGAAGCGGCAACGCAAGGTACCGGCGTGGCCGTGACCCAAACGCAGAACAACGAACTGAAGCTGCAGATTCCGAGCGACGTGTCGTTCGACGTGGGCCGCTCCAACATCAAGTCGAACTTTGCGCCGGTGCTCGACCAGTTTGCGAGCGGCTTGCGCAACAACCCGAATGCCGAGGTGCGCATCATCGGCCACACCGACAGCACCGGCTCCGACGCCATCAACAACCCGCTGTCGGTCGACCGTGCCGCCAGCACGCGCGACTACCTCGTGGCACGCGGCGTGAGCGCCGCGGCCTTCCGCATCGAAGGGCGCGGCTCGCACGAACCGATTGCCGACAACAACAGCGACGCCGGCCGGGCACAGAACCGCCGCGTCGAGATTTATGTGGGCGAGCGTGCGCCGCGCGGCTGA
- a CDS encoding OmpA family protein, which produces MRKFVVLGAAAAALFVAGCASQSPAPGASAAPDAQSAAPSNNWTARLASLKTELENSTKGTGVVIEQTTDNQLHLVVPNELSFDVGRSNVKRNLAQVLDKVAEGLRSATAASVRVVGHTDNTGSEEGNERLSVSRADSVRNHLVARGVSTTAITTDGRGSREPLADNGTPAGRAQNRRVEIFVAEKS; this is translated from the coding sequence ATGAGGAAGTTTGTTGTTTTGGGTGCGGCTGCGGCCGCATTGTTCGTTGCGGGCTGCGCCTCGCAATCGCCTGCGCCGGGTGCTTCAGCCGCACCGGACGCACAGTCGGCCGCGCCATCCAACAATTGGACGGCGCGCCTGGCGTCGCTCAAGACCGAGTTGGAAAATTCCACCAAGGGCACGGGCGTGGTGATCGAGCAGACCACGGACAACCAGCTGCACCTCGTGGTTCCCAACGAACTCTCGTTCGACGTGGGCCGCTCCAACGTGAAGCGCAACCTCGCGCAGGTGCTCGACAAGGTCGCCGAAGGCCTGCGCAGCGCCACGGCAGCCAGCGTGCGCGTGGTGGGCCACACCGACAACACCGGCAGCGAAGAAGGCAACGAGCGCCTCTCGGTGAGCCGCGCCGACAGCGTGCGCAACCACCTGGTGGCGCGCGGCGTCTCGACCACCGCCATCACCACCGACGGCCGCGGCTCGCGCGAGCCCCTGGCCGACAACGGCACGCCTGCCGGCCGTGCGCAGAACCGCCGCGTCGAGATCTTCGTCGCGGAAAAGTCCTGA
- a CDS encoding response regulator transcription factor — protein MQPLIDGLIFIVDDDASVREALAWLLRSRRLESEHFASADAFEQRLAEGPLPQQPLCLLLDVRMPGTSGLVLFDRLAERGLLDAMPVIFLTGHADVPTAVDAVKRGAFDFCEKPFSDNALVDRIEQALGASLRALEVQRVRRSLADRIAELTDRERDVMRLVVEGLPNKLIADQLAISVRTVEVHRARVFEKMDVKSAVELANRLRDL, from the coding sequence ATGCAACCGCTGATCGACGGCCTCATCTTCATCGTGGACGACGACGCCAGTGTGCGCGAGGCGCTGGCCTGGCTGCTGCGTTCGCGCCGCCTGGAGAGCGAGCACTTTGCAAGCGCCGACGCCTTCGAGCAACGCCTGGCCGAAGGGCCGCTGCCACAGCAGCCGCTTTGCCTGCTGCTGGATGTGCGCATGCCGGGCACCAGCGGGCTGGTGCTGTTCGACCGGCTTGCCGAGCGCGGCCTGCTGGACGCCATGCCCGTCATCTTTCTTACCGGCCACGCAGACGTGCCCACCGCGGTAGATGCGGTCAAGCGCGGCGCTTTCGATTTTTGCGAAAAGCCGTTCTCCGACAACGCATTGGTCGACCGCATCGAGCAGGCGCTGGGCGCCTCGCTCCGGGCGCTTGAAGTGCAGCGCGTGCGGCGCAGCCTGGCCGACCGCATCGCAGAGCTGACCGACCGCGAGCGCGACGTGATGCGGCTCGTGGTCGAGGGCCTCCCGAACAAGCTGATTGCCGATCAGCTGGCCATCAGCGTACGCACGGTGGAGGTCCACCGCGCGCGCGTGTTCGAGAAGATGGATGTGAAATCGGCGGTCGAACTGGCCAACCGCCTGAGAGACCTCTAG